The Planococcus versutus genome contains a region encoding:
- a CDS encoding RNA polymerase sigma factor SigX, with amino-acid sequence MNDSVFHRLYDEYHQDVFQFLIYLVKNRHLAEDLMQEVYIRAFRAFDRFEGRSSEKTWLFSIAKNVAIDHFRKAAVRTKHSMEYFDWETQQLVSSEKLPEEVSLLNEDKVLLYKALDTCTGDQKMVIIMRFFQDLSIAETAEILVWTEGKVKTTQHRAIKALREKLVARERGDDNAE; translated from the coding sequence TTGAATGACTCCGTTTTCCATCGATTGTATGATGAGTATCATCAAGATGTCTTTCAATTTTTAATTTATCTTGTGAAAAATAGACATTTAGCAGAAGACTTAATGCAAGAAGTATACATTCGTGCTTTTCGTGCGTTTGATCGTTTTGAAGGACGAAGCTCCGAAAAAACATGGCTTTTTTCCATCGCTAAAAATGTGGCAATTGATCATTTTCGAAAAGCAGCTGTGCGGACAAAACATTCAATGGAGTACTTTGATTGGGAAACACAGCAATTGGTTTCGTCTGAAAAACTTCCAGAAGAAGTGTCCTTGTTAAATGAAGATAAAGTACTTTTGTATAAAGCGTTAGATACATGTACTGGCGATCAAAAAATGGTCATCATCATGCGGTTTTTTCAAGATTTGTCGATTGCAGAAACTGCAGAAATTTTAGTTTGGACTGAAGGAAAAGTAAAAACTACGCAACATCGTGCAATAAAAGCTTTACGCGAAAAATTAGTAGCTAGAGAAAGGGGAGATGACAATGCCGAATAA